In Kitasatospora sp. NBC_00240, the following are encoded in one genomic region:
- a CDS encoding MarR family transcriptional regulator has translation MSKASPGPTPGFLVWRLSTKWRVAVDRALAPLGLTHAQYSLLASLLGMQRAGQQPSQRQLAEHTGLEALYVSKLARALEDAGLVERAKDPADSRAVRLSLTEQGLGTTRRAVDVVQRLLGQLLAPLGGLASPRTEALVADLTTLLDVPLDAAVDASLDDPATARP, from the coding sequence ATGAGCAAGGCATCCCCGGGCCCCACCCCCGGCTTCCTGGTCTGGCGACTGTCGACGAAGTGGCGGGTCGCCGTCGACCGGGCCCTCGCCCCGCTGGGCCTGACCCACGCCCAGTACTCGCTGCTCGCCTCCCTGCTCGGCATGCAGCGCGCCGGGCAGCAGCCCAGCCAGCGCCAACTCGCCGAGCACACCGGCCTGGAGGCGCTGTACGTGTCGAAGCTGGCCCGCGCCCTGGAGGACGCCGGTCTGGTCGAGCGCGCGAAGGACCCGGCCGACTCCCGGGCCGTCCGCCTGTCGCTGACCGAGCAGGGGCTGGGCACCACCCGCCGGGCCGTCGACGTCGTGCAGCGACTCCTGGGGCAACTCCTGGCCCCCCTCGGCGGCTTGGCCAGTCCGCGCACCGAGGCGCTGGTCGCGGACCTGACCACCCTGCTCGACGTGCCGCTGGACGCCGCCGTGGACGCGTCCCTGGACGACCCCGCAACAGCGCGGCCCTGA
- a CDS encoding (2Fe-2S)-binding protein — MTQPRTARAADLAARLAAVGPYFEILTGTGGPAGLRPLRELYATGPDSVLAARIPAVAERLGTAELRVAASILQLGLASRLWSVALGAAALGGTTVDLHPDRVEALLPPQGPLVLRLRQQAGHPEPDRGHPADRPEPEAGARTPEPPSAARLYRAVVTDNLVPLAAAVRAVAPVSEGLLRGNAASALAGSLRVLYGWAAARRPEAARTARRLADDLLALDALTGTGTLTCAGPAAMPAFRRTSCCLYYRIGPRAGICGDCVFDAPPGRP; from the coding sequence GTGACCCAGCCCCGCACCGCGCGCGCGGCTGACCTCGCCGCCCGACTGGCCGCGGTCGGACCGTACTTCGAGATCCTCACCGGTACCGGCGGGCCGGCCGGCCTGCGGCCGCTGCGGGAGCTGTACGCGACCGGGCCCGACTCCGTACTGGCCGCGCGGATCCCGGCTGTCGCCGAGCGGCTGGGGACGGCGGAGCTGCGGGTGGCCGCCTCCATCCTGCAGCTCGGACTGGCCTCCCGCCTCTGGTCGGTGGCGCTGGGCGCCGCGGCGCTGGGCGGCACCACGGTCGACCTGCACCCCGATCGGGTCGAGGCCCTGCTGCCGCCGCAGGGCCCGCTGGTGCTCCGGCTCCGGCAGCAGGCGGGCCACCCGGAGCCGGACCGCGGCCACCCGGCCGACCGGCCGGAGCCCGAGGCCGGCGCGCGGACGCCGGAGCCGCCCTCGGCGGCCCGGCTGTACCGCGCCGTGGTGACCGACAACCTGGTACCGCTCGCGGCGGCGGTCCGCGCCGTGGCGCCGGTCTCCGAGGGACTGCTCCGGGGCAACGCGGCCTCCGCCCTGGCCGGCTCGCTACGCGTGCTGTACGGCTGGGCCGCCGCCCGCCGGCCCGAGGCCGCCCGGACCGCCCGGCGGCTGGCGGACGACCTGCTGGCGCTCGACGCCCTCACCGGCACCGGCACCCTCACCTGCGCGGGGCCCGCGGCCATGCCCGCCTTCCGCCGCACCAGCTGCTGCCTCTACTACCGCATCGGCCCCCGGGCCGGCATCTGCGGCGACTGCGTCTTCGACGCGCCGCCGGGCCGGCCCTGA
- a CDS encoding histidine-type phosphatase translates to MKPSAAFSATLSVALSATVLLAGGPAAAQGRHGGGHPDGEPYPYGTKTPYEPQGRPKQYERAPKGYLPVFTENVARHGSRAMTDSEDGDRVLAVLASAEQRGALTGLGAELAPQVRALLGAASAVGYGSLAGRGVTEHRETALRMEQRLPELFRSIATEHRSVVVETSGVARAVASANAFTAGLTEGEPALAGLVKAPVTDKDLLYFHKQPQNADYQAYLASDPELAAVLARIEGGPRTEQAARHVAERLFGAEFVASMSAEDRIGFARALHQLYSSAPDLAEEAPAVDLDPFLTSRDAQWFAYLDDAEEFYQKGPGFAGRTITYRMAQPLLDDLFAQAEANAAGTSHDGAVLRFTHAEEIEPLAALMGLPGSTEPADPDEPYTYRNDEWRGGQVSPMAANIQWDLYAGGKGKGSAGKAPAYLVRMLYNEQETAFKSSCRPVAKGSYFYDLAELRRCFGRG, encoded by the coding sequence GTGAAACCCTCCGCCGCATTCTCCGCCACCCTGTCGGTGGCCCTCTCCGCCACCGTGCTGCTCGCCGGTGGCCCGGCCGCCGCCCAGGGGCGGCACGGTGGCGGGCACCCGGACGGGGAGCCGTACCCGTACGGGACCAAGACCCCCTACGAGCCGCAGGGCCGGCCGAAGCAGTACGAGCGGGCGCCGAAGGGCTACCTCCCGGTCTTCACCGAGAACGTCGCCCGCCACGGCTCCCGGGCCATGACGGACAGCGAGGACGGCGACCGGGTGCTGGCGGTGCTGGCGAGCGCCGAGCAGCGCGGTGCCCTGACCGGGCTCGGCGCCGAGCTGGCGCCGCAGGTGCGGGCGCTGCTCGGGGCCGCCTCGGCCGTCGGCTACGGCAGCCTCGCGGGCCGCGGGGTGACGGAGCACCGGGAGACCGCCCTGCGGATGGAGCAGCGCCTGCCCGAGCTCTTCCGGTCCATCGCGACCGAGCACCGGTCCGTCGTGGTGGAGACCTCGGGGGTGGCCCGGGCGGTGGCCAGCGCGAACGCGTTCACCGCAGGGCTGACCGAGGGGGAGCCCGCGCTGGCGGGGCTGGTCAAGGCCCCGGTCACCGACAAGGACCTGCTGTACTTCCACAAGCAGCCGCAGAACGCCGACTACCAGGCCTACCTGGCGAGCGATCCGGAACTGGCGGCCGTGCTGGCCCGGATCGAGGGCGGGCCGCGGACCGAGCAGGCGGCCCGGCACGTGGCGGAGCGGCTGTTCGGCGCGGAGTTCGTCGCATCGATGTCCGCCGAGGACCGGATCGGCTTCGCCCGCGCCCTCCACCAGCTGTACAGCTCCGCTCCCGACCTCGCCGAGGAGGCACCGGCCGTCGACCTCGACCCGTTCCTGACCTCCCGGGACGCGCAGTGGTTCGCCTACCTGGACGACGCCGAGGAGTTCTACCAGAAGGGCCCCGGCTTCGCCGGACGCACCATCACCTACCGGATGGCGCAGCCCCTGCTCGACGACCTGTTCGCCCAGGCGGAGGCGAACGCCGCCGGAACCAGCCACGACGGGGCCGTGCTGCGCTTCACCCACGCCGAGGAGATCGAGCCGCTCGCGGCGCTGATGGGCCTGCCGGGCAGCACCGAGCCCGCCGACCCGGACGAGCCGTACACCTACCGGAACGACGAGTGGCGCGGCGGGCAGGTCTCCCCGATGGCCGCCAACATCCAGTGGGACCTCTACGCCGGCGGCAAGGGCAAGGGCAGCGCGGGCAAAGCCCCGGCGTACCTGGTCCGGATGCTCTACAACGAGCAGGAGACGGCCTTCAAGTCGTCCTGCCGGCCGGTTGCCAAGGGCAGTTACTTCTACGACCTCGCCGAGCTGAGGCGCTGCTTCGGCCGGGGCTGA
- the polX gene encoding DNA polymerase/3'-5' exonuclease PolX, giving the protein MPRLNDEVKALLQEYADLISITGGDAFRARAYEKAARAVGGHAEDIGQLDVKRLQEIPGVGKSTAEKIGEYLRSGRIEALEKQRAKIPPGVREVMGIPTVGPKKAMALHRGLGIGSVDELAEAARAGRLGEVAGFGERSAERILQGIELRRQAGGRIGIGVATALAEEIVAALSAVPGCVRCAHAGSLRRMRETVGDIDVLATAEDSAPLMAAFTALPYVAEVIVGGPTKTSVRTAEGVQVDLRVVPPEDWGAALVYFTGSKAHNIRLRRMAVEAGLKLSEYGLFRAGPDDDKLASASEEEVYAALGLPWIAPPLREDGGEIEAGLRDELPLLVTERDLRGDLHTHTDLTDGLAPLEEMLAAAAARGYAYYAVTDHAPDLVMQRMTDEKMLAQRALVRELDGRYRRMRVLHGTELNIGPDGGVDWPAEFLDGFDVCVASIHSHFGLDRAAQTRRLVRACENPHVHVIGHPTTRLIGRRAPIDVDLDEVFRACARTGTAMEINGSPHRLDLRDEHVRRARSLGVRFAVDSDAHSTRDLANPRYGIGTAQRAGLTPEDVVNTWPWQRLKRFLRKDSPR; this is encoded by the coding sequence ATGCCCCGGCTCAACGACGAGGTCAAGGCACTGCTCCAGGAGTACGCGGACCTCATCTCGATCACCGGCGGGGACGCCTTCCGGGCCCGCGCCTACGAGAAGGCCGCCCGGGCGGTCGGCGGCCACGCCGAGGACATCGGGCAGCTGGACGTCAAACGGCTGCAGGAGATCCCCGGCGTCGGGAAGTCCACCGCCGAGAAGATCGGCGAGTACCTGCGCAGCGGGCGGATCGAGGCGCTGGAGAAGCAGCGGGCGAAGATCCCGCCCGGGGTGCGCGAGGTCATGGGCATCCCCACCGTCGGACCCAAGAAGGCGATGGCCCTCCACCGCGGCCTCGGCATCGGCTCGGTGGACGAGCTCGCCGAGGCGGCCCGGGCCGGCCGCCTCGGCGAGGTGGCCGGCTTCGGCGAGCGCAGCGCGGAGCGGATCCTCCAGGGCATCGAGCTGCGCCGGCAGGCCGGCGGCCGGATCGGGATCGGCGTGGCGACGGCGCTGGCGGAGGAGATCGTGGCCGCGCTGTCCGCCGTACCCGGGTGCGTCCGCTGCGCCCACGCGGGGTCGCTGCGGCGGATGCGGGAGACGGTCGGCGACATCGACGTGCTGGCCACGGCCGAGGACTCGGCGCCGCTGATGGCCGCGTTCACCGCGCTGCCCTACGTGGCCGAGGTGATCGTCGGCGGCCCCACCAAGACCTCGGTGCGTACCGCCGAGGGCGTCCAGGTGGACCTGCGGGTCGTCCCGCCGGAGGACTGGGGCGCGGCGCTGGTGTACTTCACCGGCTCGAAGGCGCACAACATCAGGCTGCGCCGGATGGCCGTCGAGGCCGGCCTGAAGCTCTCGGAGTACGGGCTGTTCCGGGCCGGCCCGGACGACGACAAGCTGGCCTCCGCCTCGGAGGAGGAGGTGTACGCGGCCCTCGGACTGCCCTGGATCGCACCGCCGCTGCGCGAGGACGGCGGGGAGATCGAGGCCGGCCTGCGCGACGAGCTCCCCCTGCTGGTGACCGAGCGGGACCTGCGCGGCGACCTGCACACCCACACCGACCTGACGGACGGGCTGGCCCCGCTGGAGGAGATGCTCGCCGCGGCCGCCGCGCGCGGCTACGCCTACTACGCGGTCACCGACCACGCCCCGGACCTGGTCATGCAGCGGATGACCGACGAGAAGATGCTGGCCCAGCGCGCGCTGGTCCGCGAACTCGACGGCCGGTACCGCAGGATGCGGGTACTGCACGGCACCGAGCTGAACATCGGGCCGGACGGGGGCGTGGACTGGCCGGCCGAGTTCCTGGACGGGTTCGACGTCTGCGTGGCCTCGATCCACTCGCACTTCGGGCTGGACCGGGCCGCCCAGACCCGGCGGCTGGTCCGGGCCTGCGAGAACCCGCACGTCCACGTGATCGGGCACCCCACCACCCGCCTGATCGGGCGCCGGGCACCGATCGACGTGGACCTCGACGAGGTGTTCCGGGCCTGTGCCCGGACCGGTACCGCGATGGAGATCAACGGCTCACCGCACCGGCTCGACCTGCGCGACGAGCACGTCCGGCGGGCCCGGAGCCTCGGCGTCCGGTTCGCCGTCGACAGCGACGCGCACTCCACCCGCGACCTCGCCAACCCGAGGTACGGCATCGGCACGGCGCAGCGCGCCGGGCTCACCCCGGAGGACGTCGTGAACACCTGGCCCTGGCAGCGGCTGAAGCGGTTCCTGCGCAAGGATTCGCCCCGGTGA
- a CDS encoding helix-turn-helix domain-containing protein — protein MTDEEAGLPAGPPRPEGAVVLDAKALRALAHPVRVQLVGLLRTHGPSTATRLAERMGLTSGATSYHLRQLAAAGFVAEDTERGNARERWWHAVHRSTWFTDMGLADQEPEAALGYLQSIVTAHAQTAQRALSALPTMPRPWRDVFDLNDWALRLTPEEATRLGTELVELVGRYRQARPEDQAAAPDDTRRVSVVVQLLPQPTEGPGPAADPEAQATPAPAAGPPAPADLREDR, from the coding sequence ATGACAGACGAAGAAGCCGGCCTGCCCGCCGGGCCGCCGCGACCCGAGGGAGCCGTGGTGCTCGACGCCAAGGCCCTACGGGCCCTGGCGCATCCCGTCCGGGTCCAGCTCGTCGGGCTGCTGCGCACGCACGGACCGTCCACCGCCACCCGGCTCGCCGAACGGATGGGCCTCACCTCCGGCGCCACCAGCTACCACCTGCGCCAGCTCGCCGCCGCCGGCTTCGTCGCCGAGGACACCGAGCGCGGGAACGCCCGGGAGCGCTGGTGGCACGCCGTCCACCGGAGCACCTGGTTCACCGACATGGGGCTCGCCGACCAGGAGCCCGAGGCGGCCCTCGGCTATCTGCAGTCGATCGTCACCGCGCACGCGCAGACGGCGCAGCGGGCGCTGAGCGCGCTGCCCACGATGCCCCGCCCCTGGCGGGACGTGTTCGACCTGAACGACTGGGCGCTGAGGCTGACGCCCGAGGAGGCCACCCGGCTGGGCACGGAGCTCGTCGAACTCGTCGGCCGGTACCGGCAGGCCCGGCCGGAGGACCAGGCCGCCGCGCCGGACGACACCCGCCGGGTGTCGGTGGTCGTCCAGCTGCTGCCGCAGCCGACCGAGGGCCCCGGGCCCGCCGCCGACCCCGAGGCGCAGGCAACCCCCGCCCCCGCGGCCGGGCCTCCGGCCCCCGCCGACCTCCGGGAGGACCGATGA
- a CDS encoding MFS transporter: protein MTGGSPTPAGIAGRGRTRPLAGLLAALAVSLTGTRVSAIALPWFVLATTGSATRTGLVVFCEMTPYVLVKAFSGPVVDRLGPRVVSWSTDAVSAVAVGLVPLLHSQGLLSFWALLALVAVVGAVRGPGDLAKEVMIPEAAERSRVPLERATGLSGVTERLASTIGPAAGGALVALLGPMSGLVVNAVAFGLGSVIIAIALPKGMGRATDLPKLPEGEPGPGYWRRFGEGFSFLRGEPLLLTVIIMVGVTNVLDAGFMTVLVPVWAKESGQGPAGIGLVSSVFGIAAVAGSLIAAAVAHRMRRRVVFFAGFLLAGAPRFLVLAFGSPMWAVLAVFAVGGFGSGFLNPILGALSFERVPARLLGRVRALGDSLAWAGIPFGGLLAGAAVTAVGLAPALLVAGTAYFLTTNLTGLRPEWREMDRLRGRGRATDPGGPAGAEAATRGTGAAAPAAPAG from the coding sequence ATGACCGGCGGCAGCCCGACGCCCGCCGGCATAGCCGGCCGGGGCCGGACCCGGCCGCTCGCCGGACTGCTGGCGGCGCTCGCCGTCTCGCTGACCGGCACCCGGGTCTCGGCCATCGCCCTGCCCTGGTTCGTCCTCGCCACCACCGGCAGCGCCACCCGGACGGGCCTGGTCGTCTTCTGCGAGATGACCCCGTACGTGCTGGTCAAGGCGTTCTCGGGACCGGTGGTGGACCGGCTCGGGCCGCGCGTCGTGTCCTGGAGCACCGACGCGGTCAGCGCGGTCGCGGTGGGGCTCGTCCCGCTGCTGCACAGCCAGGGCCTGCTCTCCTTCTGGGCGCTGCTCGCCCTGGTCGCGGTGGTCGGCGCGGTGCGCGGGCCGGGTGACCTGGCCAAGGAGGTGATGATCCCGGAGGCGGCCGAACGCAGCCGGGTGCCGCTGGAGCGGGCCACCGGGCTGAGCGGGGTGACCGAGCGGCTCGCCTCGACGATCGGGCCGGCGGCCGGCGGCGCGCTGGTGGCGCTGCTCGGGCCGATGTCCGGGCTGGTGGTCAACGCGGTGGCCTTCGGCCTCGGCTCGGTGATCATCGCGATCGCGCTGCCCAAGGGCATGGGCCGCGCCACCGACCTCCCGAAGCTGCCCGAGGGGGAGCCGGGGCCCGGCTACTGGCGGCGCTTCGGCGAGGGTTTCAGCTTCCTGCGCGGGGAGCCGCTGCTCCTGACCGTGATCATCATGGTCGGTGTCACCAACGTGCTGGACGCGGGTTTCATGACCGTCCTGGTGCCGGTCTGGGCCAAGGAGTCCGGGCAGGGCCCGGCCGGGATCGGCCTGGTCAGCAGCGTGTTCGGGATCGCGGCGGTGGCCGGCAGCCTGATCGCGGCGGCGGTGGCGCACCGGATGCGGCGCCGGGTGGTGTTCTTCGCCGGGTTCCTGCTGGCCGGGGCGCCGCGCTTCCTGGTCCTGGCGTTCGGCTCGCCGATGTGGGCGGTCCTGGCGGTCTTCGCGGTCGGCGGGTTCGGCTCCGGATTCCTCAACCCGATCCTCGGCGCCCTCTCCTTCGAGCGCGTGCCGGCCAGGCTGCTGGGCCGGGTCCGGGCGCTGGGCGACTCGCTCGCCTGGGCGGGGATCCCGTTCGGCGGGCTGCTCGCGGGGGCGGCGGTGACGGCCGTGGGCCTGGCCCCGGCGCTGCTGGTGGCCGGTACCGCGTACTTCCTCACCACCAACCTGACCGGCCTGCGGCCGGAGTGGCGGGAAATGGACCGCCTGCGCGGCCGCGGGCGGGCCACGGACCCGGGCGGGCCCGCGGGAGCGGAGGCGGCCACGAGGGGTACGGGTGCGGCCGCGCCGGCCGCCCCCGCCGGCTGA
- a CDS encoding SAM-dependent methyltransferase, with protein sequence MAENTSWMDGTAEDFRPPSDLRPDIPHPARIYNYFLGGKDHFPADREAAEKVLAFAPATPSAARANRAFLQRAVRYVAGEGITQFLDIGTGIPTAGNTHEIAQQVDPAVKVVYIDNDPIVLAHARALMAGPGHGATTVLQADLRDPKSILTDPRVREAIDLDRPVALMLVAVLHFVDDEQDPQGIVRTLLDALAPGSFLILSHATGDFDPPEHSVAGKAAYQKAAAQVSPRPHAEVLRLFDGLELLEPGLVALPKWRPEDLESADAWTPGYGAVARKS encoded by the coding sequence ATGGCCGAGAACACCTCATGGATGGACGGAACGGCGGAGGACTTCCGCCCGCCCAGCGATCTGCGGCCCGACATCCCGCACCCGGCCCGGATATACAACTACTTCCTCGGTGGCAAGGACCACTTCCCCGCCGACCGGGAGGCCGCCGAGAAGGTCCTGGCCTTCGCCCCGGCGACGCCCTCGGCGGCCCGCGCCAACCGCGCCTTCCTGCAGCGTGCGGTCCGGTACGTGGCGGGTGAGGGGATCACCCAGTTCCTGGACATCGGCACCGGCATCCCGACCGCGGGCAACACCCACGAGATAGCCCAGCAGGTCGATCCCGCGGTGAAGGTCGTCTACATCGACAACGACCCGATCGTGCTGGCCCACGCCCGCGCGCTGATGGCGGGCCCGGGCCACGGCGCCACCACCGTGCTGCAGGCCGACCTGCGCGACCCGAAGTCGATCCTCACCGACCCCCGGGTCCGCGAGGCGATCGACCTCGACCGGCCGGTCGCGCTGATGCTGGTCGCCGTCCTGCACTTCGTCGACGACGAGCAGGACCCGCAGGGGATCGTCCGCACCCTGCTGGACGCGCTCGCCCCGGGCAGCTTCCTGATCCTCTCCCACGCCACCGGCGACTTCGACCCGCCGGAGCACTCGGTCGCCGGGAAGGCCGCCTACCAGAAGGCCGCCGCCCAGGTCAGCCCGCGCCCGCACGCCGAGGTGCTGCGCCTCTTCGACGGCCTCGAACTGCTGGAGCCGGGCCTGGTCGCCCTGCCGAAGTGGCGCCCGGAGGACCTGGAGTCCGCCGATGCGTGGACCCCGGGCTACGGGGCCGTCGCCCGCAAGTCCTGA
- a CDS encoding glycoside hydrolase family 16 protein, which produces MLNNAKHRRSKPAAWKRAAAAGLATATVATGAAVWAVQSQAATLPVVVDSLTLSTDTPSATAPVTATAKVHAGKRISLQSLTVAVRAANGANYDFPGAIQTTLGTSQTTFKPDSRTFPAGKYTYFVAYKAGGVWKNLTPVGTFTSGTGTPAPSPTPTPTSTPTPTATPTPTPSATATPSPSATATPKPSPSPTLTPSPTATATPTPTLTPTPSPSSSSSPAGSGPLGIAGSWRSVFADEFNSSSLDSSKWTPNWLGCPTCTTPPVTGSETAAYAPSQVSVGGGSLHLTTAKQDTVANGKTYPYRSGMVQSNGKAQFTYGAFEARIYLPAAGTTIANWPAFWTDGQNWPTDGEMDIMEGLGGDACYHYHSPSGGPGGCTPGNYSGWHTYGAEWKPGSVTYYYDGKQVGQITSGISTSPQYLILNNAVSPEGGQIVAPADMQVDYVRVWQH; this is translated from the coding sequence ATGCTCAATAACGCGAAACACCGCCGCAGCAAGCCGGCCGCCTGGAAGCGCGCGGCCGCCGCCGGGCTCGCCACCGCGACCGTGGCCACCGGTGCCGCCGTCTGGGCGGTCCAGTCCCAGGCCGCGACACTCCCCGTGGTCGTCGACTCCCTGACGCTCTCCACGGACACGCCCTCGGCCACCGCCCCGGTGACCGCGACCGCCAAGGTCCATGCCGGCAAGCGGATCAGCCTGCAGAGCCTGACCGTCGCCGTACGAGCGGCCAACGGCGCCAACTACGACTTCCCCGGGGCGATCCAGACCACGCTGGGTACCTCGCAGACGACGTTCAAGCCCGACAGCCGCACCTTCCCCGCCGGCAAGTACACGTACTTCGTCGCGTACAAGGCCGGCGGCGTCTGGAAGAACCTGACCCCGGTCGGCACCTTCACCTCGGGCACCGGCACGCCGGCACCGTCGCCGACGCCGACCCCGACCAGCACGCCGACCCCGACGGCCACGCCGACGCCCACGCCCAGCGCGACGGCGACGCCCAGCCCGTCCGCCACGGCCACCCCGAAGCCGAGCCCCTCGCCGACCCTGACCCCGTCGCCGACCGCCACGGCCACGCCGACGCCGACCCTGACGCCGACGCCGAGCCCGAGTTCCTCCTCCTCCCCCGCCGGCAGCGGACCGCTCGGCATCGCCGGCAGCTGGCGATCGGTCTTCGCGGACGAGTTCAACAGCAGCAGCCTGGACAGCTCCAAGTGGACCCCCAACTGGCTCGGCTGCCCGACCTGCACCACGCCCCCGGTCACCGGCTCGGAGACGGCGGCCTACGCCCCGTCCCAGGTGAGCGTCGGCGGCGGCTCGCTCCACCTGACCACCGCCAAGCAGGACACCGTCGCGAACGGCAAGACCTACCCGTACCGCTCCGGCATGGTGCAGTCCAACGGCAAGGCCCAGTTCACCTACGGCGCCTTCGAGGCCAGGATCTACCTGCCGGCCGCCGGCACCACGATCGCCAACTGGCCGGCCTTCTGGACCGACGGCCAGAACTGGCCCACCGACGGTGAGATGGACATCATGGAGGGCCTGGGCGGCGACGCCTGCTACCACTATCACTCGCCCTCCGGCGGCCCCGGCGGCTGCACCCCGGGCAACTACAGCGGCTGGCACACCTACGGTGCCGAGTGGAAGCCGGGATCGGTCACGTACTACTACGACGGCAAGCAGGTCGGCCAGATCACGTCCGGCATCAGCACCTCGCCGCAGTACCTGATCCTGAACAACGCGGTCAGCCCGGAAGGCGGCCAGATCGTGGCCCCGGCCGACATGCAGGTCGACTACGTCCGGGTCTGGCAGCACTGA
- a CDS encoding FHA domain-containing protein, with protein MEKNLTSSADRADYLVDLSNVVRDTTLGGTGPRSLRRLELVVKALVALTGDPGVTLYLVADRSLLAGAREFTDPEDVRLLRHWVGEGLVEEVGDADERVLEIAGMTGTRVVTGDHYVPYRDEHPWLQGNTWQFLRPERRHGRLPGPGVVVLVPMDMGHRSAVEISRKLELDALKKQGLLDARRTPLAEVVRRSWSCPEPRCSLYDTRSGGRILLPRMRRGVPTCELHGAALLEAGPRTGTAQLKAVLDGLCAARYTLDEGSLTVVGRSPGADGIALHALLPPERAARVSRRHLGVSVRQGTVRVEDVSTYGTRIRRADRRGRLGLWQQLPPRTEQGFRPGDELELAPGVVLVRSGRLFPAELSDVWRTAVGRTPPPTYASSPTRVPDRRLP; from the coding sequence GTGGAGAAGAATCTGACGTCCTCGGCGGACCGGGCCGACTACCTGGTCGACCTCTCCAACGTCGTCCGCGACACCACGCTCGGCGGGACCGGCCCGCGGTCGCTGCGCCGGCTGGAGCTGGTGGTCAAGGCACTGGTGGCGCTCACCGGGGATCCCGGGGTGACGCTCTACCTGGTGGCCGACCGCAGCCTGCTCGCCGGGGCACGGGAGTTCACCGATCCCGAGGACGTCCGGCTGCTGCGGCACTGGGTCGGCGAAGGGCTGGTGGAGGAGGTCGGCGACGCCGACGAGCGGGTGCTGGAGATCGCCGGGATGACCGGCACCCGGGTCGTCACCGGCGACCACTACGTCCCCTACCGGGACGAGCACCCCTGGCTGCAGGGCAACACCTGGCAGTTCCTCAGACCCGAGCGGCGGCACGGCCGGCTGCCGGGGCCGGGCGTGGTGGTGCTCGTCCCGATGGACATGGGGCACCGCAGCGCGGTGGAGATCTCCCGCAAGCTGGAACTCGACGCCCTGAAGAAGCAGGGCCTGCTGGACGCCCGGCGGACCCCGCTGGCCGAGGTGGTCCGGCGTTCCTGGAGCTGCCCGGAGCCGCGCTGCTCGCTCTACGACACCCGCAGCGGCGGGCGGATCCTGCTGCCGCGGATGCGGCGCGGGGTGCCCACCTGCGAACTGCACGGCGCGGCGCTCCTGGAGGCCGGCCCGCGGACCGGGACGGCGCAGCTGAAGGCGGTGCTCGACGGGCTCTGCGCGGCCCGCTACACGCTGGACGAGGGCTCGCTGACCGTCGTCGGACGGAGCCCCGGCGCCGACGGCATCGCGCTGCACGCCCTGCTCCCGCCCGAGCGTGCGGCCCGGGTCAGCCGCCGGCACCTCGGGGTCTCGGTGCGCCAGGGGACCGTCCGGGTCGAGGACGTCAGCACCTACGGCACCCGGATCCGGCGGGCCGACCGGCGCGGCCGGCTCGGGCTCTGGCAGCAGCTGCCCCCGCGGACCGAGCAGGGGTTCCGGCCCGGGGACGAACTGGAGCTCGCGCCCGGGGTGGTCCTGGTGCGCAGCGGCCGGCTCTTCCCCGCCGAGCTGTCCGACGTCTGGCGCACCGCGGTCGGCCGGACCCCGCCGCCGACGTACGCCTCCAGCCCCACCCGGGTGCCGGACCGACGGCTGCCCTGA